The Microbacterium sp. LWO12-1.2 genome includes a window with the following:
- a CDS encoding PP2C family protein-serine/threonine phosphatase: MVFEGSSSAISHTGKVRSNNQDSGYSGANLFAVADGMGGHAGGDVASSIAIQRLEPLDQGYASTEDAQASLQAAVTTAAGDLIRAAKERPELAGLGTTVSAIIMVDDYAVIGHIGDSRIYLYRDDALTQITADHTFVQRLVDSGRITPEEARYHPRRSVLMRVLSDMDSDPELDLFVMHTQPGDRWLLCSDGLSGVVDETRVLKAMRLGLAPGRTADNLLKQALDGGAPDNVTIVLVDVGGQHPLSSGTPTIVGAASNPSGLLVPSARPARSNWLHPVRQAANEPSHFEPAAEYLEELIEEDRRRAKRRRLGWIAGVLVVIAMLGFAAFAAYSWTQTRYFIGADEDSVVIFQGVQQNIGPITLSTPVEDTDILLANLPEYQRASVERTISARSLSDAMAIVDRLRAGADANALPTPTPTATPMPTPMPMPTETPTGGDG; this comes from the coding sequence ATGGTCTTCGAAGGCTCGAGCTCTGCGATCTCCCATACCGGGAAGGTCCGCTCCAACAACCAGGACTCCGGATACTCCGGGGCGAACCTGTTCGCCGTCGCCGACGGCATGGGCGGCCACGCCGGCGGTGACGTCGCCTCGAGCATCGCGATCCAGCGGCTCGAGCCGCTCGACCAGGGCTACGCCTCCACCGAAGACGCGCAGGCATCGCTGCAGGCCGCGGTCACCACGGCCGCCGGAGACCTCATCCGCGCCGCCAAGGAGCGTCCAGAGCTCGCGGGACTCGGCACGACCGTCAGCGCGATCATCATGGTCGACGACTACGCCGTCATCGGCCACATCGGCGACTCCCGCATCTACCTCTACCGCGATGACGCGCTGACCCAGATCACGGCCGACCACACGTTCGTGCAGCGCCTGGTCGACTCAGGTCGCATCACCCCAGAAGAGGCGCGCTACCACCCTCGTCGCTCGGTGCTGATGCGCGTGCTCAGCGACATGGACTCCGACCCGGAGCTCGACCTGTTCGTGATGCACACCCAGCCCGGCGACCGCTGGCTGCTGTGCTCCGACGGGCTTTCGGGCGTGGTCGACGAGACCCGCGTGCTCAAGGCCATGCGCCTCGGCCTCGCCCCCGGCCGCACGGCCGACAACCTGCTCAAGCAGGCGCTCGACGGCGGAGCGCCCGACAACGTCACGATCGTGCTGGTCGACGTAGGAGGACAGCATCCGCTCTCCTCCGGCACCCCGACGATCGTCGGCGCGGCATCGAACCCCTCCGGCCTGCTGGTTCCCTCCGCCCGCCCCGCCCGCTCGAACTGGCTGCACCCGGTGCGCCAGGCGGCGAACGAGCCGAGCCACTTCGAGCCCGCGGCGGAGTATCTCGAGGAGCTCATCGAAGAGGACCGTCGCCGCGCGAAGCGTCGCCGCCTCGGCTGGATCGCGGGGGTGCTCGTGGTCATCGCGATGCTCGGCTTCGCAGCCTTCGCCGCCTACAGCTGGACGCAGACGCGCTACTTCATCGGCGCAGACGAGGACAGCGTCGTGATCTTCCAGGGCGTGCAGCAGAACATCGGCCCGATCACCCTGTCCACACCCGTGGAAGACACCGACATCCTGCTCGCGAACCTGCCCGAGTACCAGCGCGCCTCCGTGGAGCGCACGATCTCGGCCCGCTCCCTGTCGGATGCGATGGCCATCGTCGATCGGCTGCGCGCCGGTGCCGACGCGAACGCCCTTCCGACGCCCACTCCGACGGCGACACCCATGCCGACACCCATGCCGATGCCGACCGAGACCCCCACCGGGGGTGACGGATGA
- a CDS encoding FHA domain-containing protein FhaB/FipA, with the protein MSELVLLLLRIGFLVVLWFFVFGVIYSLRADLFGVKVRKLPVEATAGGAPAASATPAPVAASRPASAKPSTGPATVATAKRLVITSGPKAGLELPLGADSLTIGRSSESALVIRDDYTSSHHARLMLRGDSWAIQDLDSTNGTFVAGQRVSGSPVNLSLGTPIKVGATTFELRA; encoded by the coding sequence ATGAGTGAACTCGTCCTGCTCCTGCTGCGCATCGGCTTCCTGGTCGTGCTGTGGTTCTTCGTGTTCGGTGTCATCTACTCCCTGCGCGCCGACCTGTTCGGCGTGAAGGTGCGCAAGCTCCCCGTCGAGGCGACGGCGGGCGGTGCTCCTGCGGCGAGCGCGACCCCGGCTCCCGTGGCGGCTTCGAGGCCGGCATCCGCGAAGCCGTCGACCGGCCCTGCGACGGTCGCGACGGCGAAGCGCCTGGTCATCACATCGGGCCCCAAGGCGGGACTGGAGCTTCCGCTCGGCGCCGACTCCCTCACGATCGGCCGCTCCAGCGAGTCGGCGCTCGTGATCCGCGACGACTACACCTCCAGCCACCACGCCCGCCTCATGCTGCGTGGCGACAGCTGGGCGATCCAGGACCTCGACTCCACCAACGGCACCTTCGTCGCCGGCCAGCGGGTCTCGGGATCCCCCGTCAACCTCTCGCTCGGCACGCCCATCAAGGTGGGCGCCACGACCTTCGAGCTGCGAGCCTGA
- a CDS encoding DUF3662 and FHA domain-containing protein, giving the protein MGLLDSFEKGLERAVNGAFAKTFRSGIQPVEIASALRREADTKAAVVSRDRIIAPNSYVVRLSPDDAERMRGLGGALTDELHALLTKHSKAQGYSFAGPLAIAIEADDKVATGTVRVSSGTVEGRVSWQAVVDVDGRRHSITRARTVIGRGTDADITIADAGSSRKHAEILWDGERAMMRDLGSTNGTKVNGQKLREAALPTDTTITIGRTDLVFKIVPVATPSRPTDDSTRAFGALS; this is encoded by the coding sequence GTGGGACTACTTGACAGCTTTGAGAAGGGTCTCGAGCGCGCCGTGAACGGCGCCTTCGCGAAGACCTTCCGCAGCGGCATCCAGCCGGTGGAGATCGCTTCGGCGCTCCGGCGTGAAGCCGATACGAAAGCCGCGGTCGTGAGCCGCGACCGCATCATCGCGCCCAACAGCTATGTCGTGCGTCTCAGCCCCGATGACGCCGAGCGCATGCGCGGCCTCGGCGGCGCTCTGACCGACGAGCTGCATGCCCTCCTCACCAAGCACTCGAAGGCGCAGGGGTACAGCTTCGCCGGTCCGCTCGCGATCGCGATCGAAGCGGATGACAAGGTCGCCACCGGCACCGTGCGCGTCAGCTCCGGCACGGTCGAAGGCCGCGTCAGCTGGCAGGCCGTGGTCGACGTCGACGGTCGCCGTCACTCGATCACCCGTGCCCGCACGGTCATCGGCCGGGGAACGGATGCCGACATCACGATCGCGGATGCCGGATCCAGCCGTAAGCACGCCGAGATCCTGTGGGACGGAGAACGCGCCATGATGCGCGACCTCGGCTCCACCAACGGCACCAAGGTCAACGGGCAGAAGCTGCGCGAAGCCGCCCTCCCCACCGACACCACGATCACGATCGGTCGCACCGACCTGGTCTTCAAGATCGTCCCGGTCGCGACGCCCTCACGTCCGACGGATGACTCCACCCGGGCGTTCGGAGCCCTGTCATGA
- a CDS encoding response regulator transcription factor codes for MSEIRVLIADDEQLMRSALAIFVERSSTMQVVGTAENGATAVELAERLRPDVVLMDLNMPGVDGFEAAQRLQDAGNGARILAITTLGTTDAIVRALRGGFAGYLLKDSPPEAVVAAVAAVHSGSGALSPEVTRRLILDVTSDATTPAVSVRELNERESAILRELARGKSNQEIAEALHQAESTVKTHLGAVMKKWNARDRVQVLIIAVKAGLVEL; via the coding sequence GTGAGTGAGATCCGGGTGTTGATCGCCGACGACGAGCAGCTGATGCGCAGCGCTCTCGCGATCTTCGTCGAGCGCTCATCAACCATGCAGGTGGTGGGGACGGCGGAGAATGGCGCCACGGCGGTGGAGCTGGCCGAGAGGCTGCGACCCGACGTCGTGCTGATGGATCTGAACATGCCCGGAGTCGATGGCTTCGAGGCAGCGCAGCGTCTGCAGGACGCGGGCAACGGCGCGCGCATCCTCGCCATCACGACGCTGGGGACGACGGACGCGATAGTCCGCGCGCTCAGAGGCGGATTCGCCGGCTACCTGCTCAAGGATTCACCCCCCGAAGCGGTGGTCGCGGCCGTCGCGGCGGTTCACTCCGGGTCGGGCGCGCTGTCTCCCGAAGTGACCAGGAGGCTGATCCTCGATGTCACGTCGGATGCGACCACACCGGCGGTCTCGGTGAGGGAACTGAACGAACGCGAATCGGCGATTCTGCGCGAACTGGCCCGCGGGAAGTCGAACCAGGAGATCGCCGAGGCTCTCCACCAGGCCGAGAGCACGGTCAAGACGCATCTGGGCGCCGTCATGAAGAAGTGGAATGCACGAGACCGGGTGCAGGTGCTGATCATCGCCGTCAAAGCCGGCCTCGTGGAGCTGTGA